Genomic window (Armatimonadota bacterium):
TTACGGGTTTGAACAAGGTGCAGGGCGGAAGCCGAGACCAACACGCCGATGACCAAGAGGGACCCGATCATGGCCTTCCGCATGGCGAGGACGGTGCGGGGGTTCGCGGCGAAAGAGTCGCGCTTCATGGGAGCGGCACCTTCTTCAAGTACTCGAAGCTGACCCCGTTGGAGGACAACAGGGTGCTCGGCCGTGTACTGGACAATGTCGAGACCTTGTTCGGCGTCCGTCCGGCAAGGTCGGCGAAGGTCGCGGCCGCTTCGTAGCTCTCGGCATCGGCGCGGCAATTGACGACGATCTCGGCCGACCGGACCTCGATCTTGGCCGTGGCGAACGCCAAGCCGGTCTTCGCCGCGTCAAGGACGACGTAGAGTTCTCCGAGGAACCTGTCGAACCGACCCCGAGTCTCGGCCAAGACTTGGGCCCGCTCGACTTTGGGAGCGACGACGTCCTTCTCCGCTTGGACCTGCCGGAGTTGGGCTTGAAGCCCTGCGAGCCGGCTTTCGAGCGCGCGCTGACGCGACGACTCTTGTGCACCGACCCGTTCGAGGACTGGAACGGTCACGGCGGCGAAAACGAGGGCGAGCCCGGTTACCAGTGCGTACCGGCTCATTTCCGCCTTCAACCGCGCCTGGTCCGACGCCCACTCCGTGAGAAGGTTGACGCAGACGTTGATCGAGCGCGTGTTATGCGCCCCGTTTCCAATGGAACTCAGATTCACTGCTTTGACCTCCTTTCGTCTCGAATCCGTGCTCGATCGCAGAGACGGCCAGCCCCACGGACACGGCGTACGTCTCTTGTCGGAGCGACACTTCCTGAAAACTTTCTGCGTCGACCTCGGCCAACATTCCCGTAAAGGGACGCGCCGTCTCGACCCTCAATCCGAGGTTCTCGCCTAGGAACTCGGCGAATCCGCGCAGGCCGACGAGCCCGCCGCACAAGACTAAATGATCGAGGATGCCGGCGTAGCTCCTTTCCGGATGGAGGGAGCGGAAGTACCGCAAGAGCCTGAGGAATTCCCGGACCAGCTTGTTGAGCTCCCCGGAAATGTTGGCGATGGACGTGCACCCGTCGTCCTCGATCACGACCGTCCCGTCGCGCCGGAGAGACGTCGTCGGGAGGGCCAAGAAGGCTTGAGCCTCTTCGACCGTGATGTCCAACGAGTTCGCGAGGGCGTTCGAGACCAGTCGAGAACCGAACTTGACACTTCGGATGAACTGCAAGGTCTGGTTTTGGACGACGTACATGTGCGTGGTCCGACCGCCGACGTCGATGATCGTCAACGACGCGTTCCACCACAGGGCGCCCCGCTCCGAGAGCCGACGTTCGACGAGCCTCAAGACCGATTGGGCCTCGAGTTCGGCCGCGATAGGCTGGAACCCGGCGTGAAGGATCGCCTCAGCCCGGCTGTCGACCACGGAACGCGGAACGGCGATGACGAGCGATTGAGGCGCGTTCTCTCCGTTCGCGGCCGGAAGAGTGGTCGCCTCGACGTAGGCGTCGTCCACCGGGAACGGGAGATGGCGGCGGACCTTGATCCGGGCCGCGCCCCGAAGCTCTTCGCCTTGGACGGGCGGCAGCGTGACCCATCGAAGCGTCGCTGCGCTGCTTGGGATCGAGAACACGGTCGGCAATGGGACGACTTCGTTCGCCCTGGCCCACTCCTTCAACTGCTTGCCGAAGGTCTTCGGGTTCTTCAGGACGTGGTGGTCCATAGGATCGGACGCCATTTCAAGGGCGACGGCCTTGCGGATCGCCAGACGGTCCGAATTGCTCCGGGCGACGACGAGTTTGGCGTAGCTCGAACCGATGTCGAGCCCCAGAACGGACTTCGACGTGACGCTCGTGCGGTCGAGCGTGGCCTTCATGCCGCTTGACGGACCTCCGGTTGCCAGTACTGCTGGTAACAGGCCTGCATGCGGGCCGACGGCAAGAGCTCACGGAGCGCCTCGACGACGACCGGATCGAACTGGATCCCCGCGCCCCGGCTAAGCTCTGCGAACACCGTGTCGAGGTCCATCACGCCCCGGTACGGCCTCCTCGAACTCATCGCGTCAAAGGCGTCCGCGACGCAGACGATGCGCAACGACGGCGGCAGTTCACCGCCTTTCAACTTGTCCGGATATCCGCTACCGTCGAGCTTCT
Coding sequences:
- the pilM gene encoding pilus assembly protein PilM, translating into MKATLDRTSVTSKSVLGLDIGSSYAKLVVARSNSDRLAIRKAVALEMASDPMDHHVLKNPKTFGKQLKEWARANEVVPLPTVFSIPSSAATLRWVTLPPVQGEELRGAARIKVRRHLPFPVDDAYVEATTLPAANGENAPQSLVIAVPRSVVDSRAEAILHAGFQPIAAELEAQSVLRLVERRLSERGALWWNASLTIIDVGGRTTHMYVVQNQTLQFIRSVKFGSRLVSNALANSLDITVEEAQAFLALPTTSLRRDGTVVIEDDGCTSIANISGELNKLVREFLRLLRYFRSLHPERSYAGILDHLVLCGGLVGLRGFAEFLGENLGLRVETARPFTGMLAEVDAESFQEVSLRQETYAVSVGLAVSAIEHGFETKGGQSSESEFHWKRGA